One region of Fragaria vesca subsp. vesca linkage group LG4, FraVesHawaii_1.0, whole genome shotgun sequence genomic DNA includes:
- the LOC101313011 gene encoding S-adenosylmethionine synthase 3-like isoform 3: MALETFLFTSESVNEGHPDKLCDQISDAVLDACLAQDADSKVACETCTKTNMVMVFGEITTKANVDYEKIVRDTCREIGFVSADVGLDADNCKVLVNIEQQSPDIAQGVHGHLTKRPEEIGAGDQGHMFGYATDETEELMPLSHVLATKLGAKLTEVRKNGTCAWLRPDGKTQVTVEYFNDNGAMVPIRVHTVLISTQHDETVTNDEIAADLKEHVIKPVIPEKYLDEKTIFHLNPSGRFVIGGPHGDAGLTGRKIIIDTYGGWGAHGGGAFSGKDPTKVDRSGAYIVRQAAKSIVASGLARRCIVQVSYAIGVAEPLSVFVDSYGTGKIPDKEILKIVKETFDFRPGMIAINLDLKRGNGRFLKTAAYGHFGRDDADFTWEVVKPLKWDKVQA; this comes from the coding sequence ATGGCTCTTGAAACTTTCTTGTTCACCTCCGAATCCGTCAATGAGGGTCACCCAGACAAGCTCTGCGACCAGATCTCCGACGCCGTGCTCGACGCCTGCCTAGCTCAGGACGCCGACAGCAAGGTGGCTTGCGAGACTTGCACCAAGACCAACATGGTCATGGTGTTCGGTGAGATCACCACCAAGGCTAATGTCGACTACGAGAAGATCGTCCGTGACACTTGCCGCGAAATTGGGTTCGTTTCAGCTGATGTGGGTCTTGATGCCGACAACTGCAAGGTGCTCGTTAACATTGAGCAGCAGAGCCCTGACATTGCCCAAGGTGTCCATGGTCATTTGACCAAGAGGCCGGAGGAGATTGGAGCTGGTGACCAAGGTCACATGTTTGGCTATGCCACTGATGAGACCGAAGAGTTGATGCCTCTCAGCCATGTGCTTGCAACCAAGCTCGGTGCTAAGCTCACTGAAGTTCGCAAGAATGGTACTTGCGCATGGTTGAGGCCTGATGGCAAGACCCAAGTGACCGTTGAGTACTTCAATGACAACGGTGCTATGGTTCCAATCCGTGTCCACACTGTCCTGATTTCGACCCAGCACGATGAAACCGTGACCAACGATGAGATTGCTGCTGATCTGAAGGAGCATGTGATCAAGCCTGTGATCCCAGAGAAGTACCTTGATGAGAAGACCATCTTCCACTTGAACCCATCTGGCCGATTCGTCATTGGAGGGCCTCATGGTGATGCTGGTCTCACCGGCCGCAAGATCATCATCGACACCTACGGAGGATGGGGCGCTCACGGAGGTGGTGCCTTCTCCGGCAAGGACCCAACCAAGGTCGACAGGAGTGGAGCCTACATTGTGAGGCAGGCAGCCAAGTCCATCGTCGCCAGTGGACTCGCAAGGAGGTGCATTGTGCAAGTGTCTTATGCCATTGGTGTGGCTGAGCCACTGTCTGTGTTTGTTGACTCTTACGGCACCGGGAAGATCCCCGACAAGGAGATCCTCAAGATTGTGAAGGAGACCTTTGATTTCAGGCCTGGTATGATCGCCATCAACCTTGATCTCAAGAGGGGCAATGGAAGGTTTTTGAAGACTGCTGCTTATGGGCATTTTGGAAGGGATGATGCTGACTTCACCTGGGAGGTGGTGAAGCCACTCAAGTGGGATAAGGTTCAAGCTTGA
- the LOC101313011 gene encoding S-adenosylmethionine synthase 3-like isoform 5 — protein MLMQIFWEMALETFLFTSESVNEGHPDKLCDQISDAVLDACLAQDADSKVACETCTKTNMVMVFGEITTKANVDYEKIVRDTCREIGFVSADVGLDADNCKVLVNIEQQSPDIAQGVHGHLTKRPEEIGAGDQGHMFGYATDETEELMPDGKTQVTVEYFNDNGAMVPIRVHTVLISTQHDETVTNDEIAADLKEHVIKPVIPEKYLDEKTIFHLNPSGRFVIGGPHGDAGLTGRKIIIDTYGGWGAHGGGAFSGKDPTKVDRSGAYIVRQAAKSIVASGLARRCIVQVSYAIGVAEPLSVFVDSYGTGKIPDKEILKIVKETFDFRPGMIAINLDLKRGNGRFLKTAAYGHFGRDDADFTWEVVKPLKWDKVQA, from the exons ATGTTGATGCAGATTTTTTGGGAAATGGCTCTTGAAACTTTCTTGTTCACCTCCGAATCCGTCAATGAGGGTCACCCAGACAAGCTCTGCGACCAGATCTCCGACGCCGTGCTCGACGCCTGCCTAGCTCAGGACGCCGACAGCAAGGTGGCTTGCGAGACTTGCACCAAGACCAACATGGTCATGGTGTTCGGTGAGATCACCACCAAGGCTAATGTCGACTACGAGAAGATCGTCCGTGACACTTGCCGCGAAATTGGGTTCGTTTCAGCTGATGTGGGTCTTGATGCCGACAACTGCAAGGTGCTCGTTAACATTGAGCAGCAGAGCCCTGACATTGCCCAAGGTGTCCATGGTCATTTGACCAAGAGGCCGGAGGAGATTGGAGCTGGTGACCAAGGTCACATGTTTGGCTATGCCACTGATGAGACCGAAGAGTTGAT GCCTGATGGCAAGACCCAAGTGACCGTTGAGTACTTCAATGACAACGGTGCTATGGTTCCAATCCGTGTCCACACTGTCCTGATTTCGACCCAGCACGATGAAACCGTGACCAACGATGAGATTGCTGCTGATCTGAAGGAGCATGTGATCAAGCCTGTGATCCCAGAGAAGTACCTTGATGAGAAGACCATCTTCCACTTGAACCCATCTGGCCGATTCGTCATTGGAGGGCCTCATGGTGATGCTGGTCTCACCGGCCGCAAGATCATCATCGACACCTACGGAGGATGGGGCGCTCACGGAGGTGGTGCCTTCTCCGGCAAGGACCCAACCAAGGTCGACAGGAGTGGAGCCTACATTGTGAGGCAGGCAGCCAAGTCCATCGTCGCCAGTGGACTCGCAAGGAGGTGCATTGTGCAAGTGTCTTATGCCATTGGTGTGGCTGAGCCACTGTCTGTGTTTGTTGACTCTTACGGCACCGGGAAGATCCCCGACAAGGAGATCCTCAAGATTGTGAAGGAGACCTTTGATTTCAGGCCTGGTATGATCGCCATCAACCTTGATCTCAAGAGGGGCAATGGAAGGTTTTTGAAGACTGCTGCTTATGGGCATTTTGGAAGGGATGATGCTGACTTCACCTGGGAGGTGGTGAAGCCACTCAAGTGGGATAAGGTTCAAGCTTGA
- the LOC101313011 gene encoding S-adenosylmethionine synthase 3-like isoform 1, protein MLMQIFWEMALETFLFTSESVNEGHPDKLCDQISDAVLDACLAQDADSKVACETCTKTNMVMVFGEITTKANVDYEKIVRDTCREIGFVSADVGLDADNCKVLVNIEQQSPDIAQGVHGHLTKRPEEIGAGDQGHMFGYATDETEELMPLSHVLATKLGAKLTEVRKNGTCAWLRPDGKTQVTVEYFNDNGAMVPIRVHTVLISTQHDETVTNDEIAADLKEHVIKPVIPEKYLDEKTIFHLNPSGRFVIGGPHGDAGLTGRKIIIDTYGGWGAHGGGAFSGKDPTKVDRSGAYIVRQAAKSIVASGLARRCIVQVSYAIGVAEPLSVFVDSYGTGKIPDKEILKIVKETFDFRPGMIAINLDLKRGNGRFLKTAAYGHFGRDDADFTWEVVKPLKWDKVQA, encoded by the coding sequence ATGTTGATGCAGATTTTTTGGGAAATGGCTCTTGAAACTTTCTTGTTCACCTCCGAATCCGTCAATGAGGGTCACCCAGACAAGCTCTGCGACCAGATCTCCGACGCCGTGCTCGACGCCTGCCTAGCTCAGGACGCCGACAGCAAGGTGGCTTGCGAGACTTGCACCAAGACCAACATGGTCATGGTGTTCGGTGAGATCACCACCAAGGCTAATGTCGACTACGAGAAGATCGTCCGTGACACTTGCCGCGAAATTGGGTTCGTTTCAGCTGATGTGGGTCTTGATGCCGACAACTGCAAGGTGCTCGTTAACATTGAGCAGCAGAGCCCTGACATTGCCCAAGGTGTCCATGGTCATTTGACCAAGAGGCCGGAGGAGATTGGAGCTGGTGACCAAGGTCACATGTTTGGCTATGCCACTGATGAGACCGAAGAGTTGATGCCTCTCAGCCATGTGCTTGCAACCAAGCTCGGTGCTAAGCTCACTGAAGTTCGCAAGAATGGTACTTGCGCATGGTTGAGGCCTGATGGCAAGACCCAAGTGACCGTTGAGTACTTCAATGACAACGGTGCTATGGTTCCAATCCGTGTCCACACTGTCCTGATTTCGACCCAGCACGATGAAACCGTGACCAACGATGAGATTGCTGCTGATCTGAAGGAGCATGTGATCAAGCCTGTGATCCCAGAGAAGTACCTTGATGAGAAGACCATCTTCCACTTGAACCCATCTGGCCGATTCGTCATTGGAGGGCCTCATGGTGATGCTGGTCTCACCGGCCGCAAGATCATCATCGACACCTACGGAGGATGGGGCGCTCACGGAGGTGGTGCCTTCTCCGGCAAGGACCCAACCAAGGTCGACAGGAGTGGAGCCTACATTGTGAGGCAGGCAGCCAAGTCCATCGTCGCCAGTGGACTCGCAAGGAGGTGCATTGTGCAAGTGTCTTATGCCATTGGTGTGGCTGAGCCACTGTCTGTGTTTGTTGACTCTTACGGCACCGGGAAGATCCCCGACAAGGAGATCCTCAAGATTGTGAAGGAGACCTTTGATTTCAGGCCTGGTATGATCGCCATCAACCTTGATCTCAAGAGGGGCAATGGAAGGTTTTTGAAGACTGCTGCTTATGGGCATTTTGGAAGGGATGATGCTGACTTCACCTGGGAGGTGGTGAAGCCACTCAAGTGGGATAAGGTTCAAGCTTGA
- the LOC101313011 gene encoding S-adenosylmethionine synthase 3-like isoform 6: MALETFLFTSESVNEGHPDKLCDQISDAVLDACLAQDADSKVACETCTKTNMVMVFGEITTKANVDYEKIVRDTCREIGFVSADVGLDADNCKVLVNIEQQSPDIAQVTVEYFNDNGAMVPIRVHTVLISTQHDETVTNDEIAADLKEHVIKPVIPEKYLDEKTIFHLNPSGRFVIGGPHGDAGLTGRKIIIDTYGGWGAHGGGAFSGKDPTKVDRSGAYIVRQAAKSIVASGLARRCIVQVSYAIGVAEPLSVFVDSYGTGKIPDKEILKIVKETFDFRPGMIAINLDLKRGNGRFLKTAAYGHFGRDDADFTWEVVKPLKWDKVQA; the protein is encoded by the exons ATGGCTCTTGAAACTTTCTTGTTCACCTCCGAATCCGTCAATGAGGGTCACCCAGACAAGCTCTGCGACCAGATCTCCGACGCCGTGCTCGACGCCTGCCTAGCTCAGGACGCCGACAGCAAGGTGGCTTGCGAGACTTGCACCAAGACCAACATGGTCATGGTGTTCGGTGAGATCACCACCAAGGCTAATGTCGACTACGAGAAGATCGTCCGTGACACTTGCCGCGAAATTGGGTTCGTTTCAGCTGATGTGGGTCTTGATGCCGACAACTGCAAGGTGCTCGTTAACATTGAGCAGCAGAGCCCTGACATTGCCCAAG TGACCGTTGAGTACTTCAATGACAACGGTGCTATGGTTCCAATCCGTGTCCACACTGTCCTGATTTCGACCCAGCACGATGAAACCGTGACCAACGATGAGATTGCTGCTGATCTGAAGGAGCATGTGATCAAGCCTGTGATCCCAGAGAAGTACCTTGATGAGAAGACCATCTTCCACTTGAACCCATCTGGCCGATTCGTCATTGGAGGGCCTCATGGTGATGCTGGTCTCACCGGCCGCAAGATCATCATCGACACCTACGGAGGATGGGGCGCTCACGGAGGTGGTGCCTTCTCCGGCAAGGACCCAACCAAGGTCGACAGGAGTGGAGCCTACATTGTGAGGCAGGCAGCCAAGTCCATCGTCGCCAGTGGACTCGCAAGGAGGTGCATTGTGCAAGTGTCTTATGCCATTGGTGTGGCTGAGCCACTGTCTGTGTTTGTTGACTCTTACGGCACCGGGAAGATCCCCGACAAGGAGATCCTCAAGATTGTGAAGGAGACCTTTGATTTCAGGCCTGGTATGATCGCCATCAACCTTGATCTCAAGAGGGGCAATGGAAGGTTTTTGAAGACTGCTGCTTATGGGCATTTTGGAAGGGATGATGCTGACTTCACCTGGGAGGTGGTGAAGCCACTCAAGTGGGATAAGGTTCAAGCTTGA
- the LOC101312718 gene encoding glucan endo-1,3-beta-D-glucosidase-like has protein sequence MSAMLKLSFVFFVLTIALFECFTTSTEAREVKNENGREANDRKWCIAKPSTSDAQLEMNVQYVCQQGYYKISCSVIQPGGSCYIPSNKVSSASMVMNLFFQQDGQTANACYFNGSGLLVYENPTVGSCNYPPQ, from the exons ATGTCTGCAATGCTGAAATTGTCATTTGTATTCTTTGTTTTGACCATTGCTCTTTTCGAATGTTTCACTACGAGCACTG AAGCAAGGGAAGTCAAAAATGAAAACGGGCGG GAGGCAAACGACAGAAAGTGGTGCATTGCTAAGCCATCTACTTCTGATGCTCAGCTTGAGATGAATGTCCAGTATGTCTGCCAACAAGGGTACTACAAGATTAGCTGCTCCGTTATCCAACCGGGAGGTTCCTGTTACATCCCTTCTAACAAGGTCTCATCTGCATCGATGGTCATGAACCTCTTTTTCCAACAAGATGGACAGACGGCCAATGCTTGCTATTTCAATGGCAGTGGACTGCTTGTTTATGAGAATCCTA CTGTTGGAAGCTGCAACTACCCTCCACAATAG